A genomic window from Flintibacter sp. KGMB00164 includes:
- the sigG gene encoding RNA polymerase sporulation sigma factor SigG, with protein sequence MLNKVELCGVNTAKLKVLKNEETQALLRRAKEGDKQAREELIAGNLRLVLSVIHKFANRGENVDDLFQVGCIGLIKAIDNFDTSLDVKFSTYGVPMIVGEIRRYLRDNSAMRVSRAMRDTAYKVLQAKESYMAQHQKEPSVEEIAQMLGIKREEVVFALDAILDPVSLYEPIYSDSGDTVCVMDQVKDSRNTDEMWLEHIALKEAVSRLSEREQKILAMRFYQSKTQVEVSREIGISQAQVSRLEKNALRQIRKEL encoded by the coding sequence ATGCTGAATAAGGTAGAGCTGTGCGGGGTGAATACCGCCAAGCTGAAGGTGCTGAAGAATGAGGAGACCCAGGCCCTGCTGCGCCGGGCCAAAGAGGGGGACAAGCAGGCCCGGGAGGAGCTGATCGCCGGGAACCTGAGGCTGGTGTTGTCGGTGATCCACAAGTTTGCCAACCGGGGAGAGAACGTGGACGACCTGTTCCAGGTGGGCTGTATTGGTCTCATCAAAGCCATCGACAACTTCGACACCTCTCTGGATGTGAAGTTCTCCACCTACGGCGTGCCCATGATCGTGGGAGAGATCCGCCGCTACCTGCGGGACAACAGCGCCATGCGGGTATCCCGGGCCATGCGGGATACCGCTTATAAGGTGCTCCAGGCCAAGGAGTCCTACATGGCACAGCATCAGAAGGAGCCCAGTGTGGAGGAGATCGCCCAGATGCTGGGTATTAAGAGGGAGGAGGTCGTCTTCGCTCTGGATGCGATTCTGGACCCGGTGTCTCTGTATGAGCCCATCTACTCCGACAGCGGAGACACGGTGTGCGTAATGGACCAGGTGAAGGACAGCCGGAATACGGACGAGATGTGGCTGGAGCACATTGCCCTGAAGGAGGCGGTGTCCCGGCTCAGCGAGCGGGAACAGAAGATTTTGGCCATGCGTTTTTACCAGAGCAAAACCCAGGTGGAGGTGTCCCGGGAGATCGGCATCTCCCAGGCCCAGGTATCCCGGCTGGAGAAAAATGCCCTGCGGCAGATCCGGAAAGAGCTATAA
- a CDS encoding carbon starvation CstA family protein, whose protein sequence is MITFLISLVVLIVGFALYSKLIEKVFRVDDRQTPAVAHPDGVDYTPMKTWRLFLIQLLNIAGLGPIFGALAGACWGPRVYLWIVFGTILGGGVHDYLSGMLSERHDGASISEIVGKYLGKFMLQVMRVFSVILLILVGVNFSKNPAQLLAILTPETLDANFWLAVVLIYYFIATFLPIDKVIGKLYPIFGACLIIMAVGIAGVMLVDGSYRAQMPELWEYIGVEGMGHPTNTPIWAQMFVSVACGAISGFHATQSPMVARCMTSEKEGRTIFYGAMVTEGIIALIWAAAGVTFYGSVGALNEALAGGQSVVVNEICQSMMGPVGGVLALLGVIACPITSGDTAFRSARLTLSDWFHIDQGNWKNRLLLSVPVLGVGALLTQWGDFATLWKYFSWSNQTLAMMVLWAGAVYLHRNGFPPIACMMAALPATFMSAVSITYFIQAPECLNMSTSIAYPVGIVVAVVFFGIFIVREWMGHKDDVTKLAA, encoded by the coding sequence ATGATTACGTTCCTGATCTCTCTGGTTGTCCTGATCGTGGGTTTTGCCCTGTACAGCAAGCTCATCGAGAAGGTCTTCCGTGTGGATGATCGCCAGACCCCGGCTGTGGCCCACCCCGACGGCGTGGACTACACCCCCATGAAGACTTGGCGGCTGTTCCTCATTCAGCTGCTGAACATCGCCGGTCTGGGTCCCATCTTCGGCGCCCTGGCCGGTGCCTGCTGGGGTCCCCGTGTGTACCTGTGGATCGTCTTTGGTACCATCCTGGGCGGCGGCGTGCATGACTATCTGTCCGGCATGCTCAGCGAGCGGCACGACGGCGCTTCCATTTCCGAGATCGTTGGTAAGTATCTGGGCAAGTTCATGCTGCAGGTCATGCGTGTATTCTCCGTGATCCTGCTGATCTTGGTGGGCGTCAACTTCTCCAAGAACCCCGCCCAGCTGCTGGCTATCCTGACTCCTGAGACCCTGGACGCCAACTTCTGGCTGGCCGTGGTGCTGATCTACTACTTCATCGCCACCTTCCTGCCCATCGACAAGGTCATCGGCAAGCTCTACCCCATCTTCGGCGCCTGCCTCATTATCATGGCTGTGGGCATTGCCGGCGTGATGCTTGTTGACGGCAGCTACCGCGCTCAGATGCCTGAGCTGTGGGAGTACATCGGCGTAGAGGGCATGGGCCATCCCACCAACACCCCCATCTGGGCTCAGATGTTCGTCAGCGTGGCCTGCGGCGCTATCTCCGGCTTCCACGCCACCCAGTCCCCCATGGTCGCCCGCTGCATGACCTCTGAGAAAGAGGGCCGCACCATTTTCTACGGCGCCATGGTCACCGAGGGCATCATCGCCCTGATCTGGGCTGCTGCCGGTGTCACCTTCTATGGCTCCGTGGGTGCCCTGAACGAGGCTCTGGCCGGTGGCCAGTCCGTGGTCGTCAACGAAATCTGCCAGTCCATGATGGGCCCTGTGGGCGGCGTTCTGGCTCTGCTGGGCGTTATTGCCTGCCCCATCACCTCCGGCGACACTGCCTTCCGTTCCGCCCGTCTGACCCTGTCTGACTGGTTCCACATCGACCAGGGCAACTGGAAGAACCGCCTGCTGCTGTCCGTGCCTGTTCTGGGCGTGGGTGCTCTGCTCACCCAGTGGGGCGACTTCGCTACCCTGTGGAAGTACTTCTCCTGGTCCAACCAGACCCTGGCTATGATGGTGCTGTGGGCCGGCGCTGTGTATCTGCACCGCAACGGCTTCCCCCCCATCGCCTGCATGATGGCTGCCCTGCCTGCCACCTTTATGTCCGCTGTGTCCATCACCTACTTCATCCAGGCTCCCGAGTGCCTGAACATGTCCACCTCCATCGCTTACCCCGTGGGTATCGTGGTGGCCGTGGTGTTCTTCGGCATCTTCATCGTCCGGGAGTGGATGGGCCACAAGGACGACGTGACCAAGCTGGCCGCGTAA
- a CDS encoding ZIP family metal transporter: MTQALLWAGSGTGFTFLMTALGAAMVFLFRNQISPNLHRIMLGFAAGVMIAASMWSLLIPAIEEAQELGLPGWLPAAGGSALGILFLVAMDGLLPHLSPELLQSGDRHSAQNVLLILAITLHNIPEGMAVGVSFALAAQGQSELLPAAGALALGIGIQNFPEGAAISLPLRQAGLSRTKSFLIGAASGAVEPIAALLTVLAAGTVQVALPWLLSFAAGAMLYVVVEELIPEANLRHDHQTHGGTYGVMVGFLLMMILDVALG, encoded by the coding sequence TTGACTCAGGCACTTCTGTGGGCTGGCAGCGGAACCGGCTTCACCTTTCTTATGACCGCTCTGGGGGCGGCCATGGTCTTTTTGTTCCGCAACCAGATTTCCCCCAACCTCCACCGTATTATGCTGGGCTTTGCCGCCGGGGTGATGATCGCCGCCAGCATGTGGTCTCTGCTGATCCCGGCCATTGAGGAAGCCCAGGAACTGGGTCTGCCCGGCTGGCTGCCCGCCGCCGGCGGCTCCGCCCTGGGCATCCTCTTTCTGGTGGCCATGGACGGCCTGCTCCCCCACCTCTCCCCCGAACTGCTCCAGTCGGGAGACCGCCACAGCGCCCAAAACGTACTGCTCATCCTGGCCATCACTCTGCACAACATACCGGAAGGAATGGCGGTAGGCGTATCCTTCGCTTTGGCCGCTCAGGGACAAAGCGAGCTGCTGCCCGCCGCCGGAGCTTTGGCCCTGGGTATCGGCATCCAGAACTTTCCCGAGGGCGCGGCTATCTCTCTGCCCCTGCGGCAGGCAGGCCTGAGCCGCACCAAGTCCTTTCTCATCGGCGCAGCCTCCGGCGCGGTGGAGCCCATTGCCGCCCTGCTCACCGTACTGGCAGCGGGAACGGTGCAGGTGGCTCTGCCCTGGCTTCTCTCCTTTGCAGCGGGCGCCATGCTCTATGTGGTGGTGGAGGAGCTGATCCCCGAGGCCAATCTGCGCCACGACCACCAGACCCATGGCGGTACTTATGGGGTGATGGTAGGCTTCTTACTGATGATGATTCTGGATGTGGCCCTGGGATAA